In one Streptomyces sp. T12 genomic region, the following are encoded:
- a CDS encoding response regulator transcription factor, which yields MRLSRRQAEIVALVAEGYSGKEIARILRMSPKTVESHMQRLFDRYGVRSRAGIVAKWLTNCA from the coding sequence ATGCGACTCAGCAGACGGCAGGCCGAGATCGTCGCCCTCGTCGCCGAGGGCTACTCCGGAAAGGAGATCGCCCGGATCCTCCGGATGTCGCCCAAGACTGTGGAATCCCACATGCAGCGTCTCTTCGACCGATACGGCGTCCGCAGCCGCGCGGGCATCGTCGCCAAGTGGCTGACGAACTGCGCGTAG
- a CDS encoding AAA family ATPase yields the protein MQSGWFGLAERQREGERIRSALADVVSGRGRVLLVEGEPGSGRSAVLGGVGESARDAGLRVLTARGSTEERGVPYGLCLQLFEALLDETEQPGTDEARPLLDPLRKPPTQAEGRAMARILHRLAVRLAARAPLALLVDDMQWADEPSLQFLSHLANRLDDRPVLLAVTTTAPDQDGPARRTADLLARLGSTVPLWLAPLTEAATGAVVRSHWAGAAEDGFTAVCHELTGGNPFLLHALCAEAVDQGLRPNAARIGDLRTTLPRSVVRQSRLRLASLTPEAARTVEAVAVFDATGATVDEAAQAADLTAEAAHEAATEAVAAGLLRDGEHLRLAQPLLRTAVAALTSPASRERAHRAAAGALAARNAPVSAVAEHLLHTPPAADAWAESVLRGAARQTLADGRADKSVQLLRRALREQAPTTREYDLLTELGAAALAAESPEALPHLRQAMEKAPTATTRVATGLHYARALTREHRHPAALALLRELSCSLPSGEERLRTRLDAITALVSLASVGTRADARALVHSRYPARTAGGPEATLLRALRLVVDRDHGATASTLVRQINSMLRITEFAPDGLTGLPAVHLVVCVLACTGRLSEARGLLLDTLPHSTDTRAAEHQSDSVGLQAMLAYGLGELDDAERYARAVLDLRADDRPPGLGVPLAASVLGHVLLERGDREAAGRVLRDSVPSGKPPEQLLFAPLWEARARLCAELGRLDEALDIWRHARWLTSDGRLGLRVTGAWHHVALALIVAGREDEARAMIRRETESAQELGAPVPLALVHRVDGALGGGSHGLEELQRAVALLSPSEQPLQLAAALVQLGSVQRRSRQRAAARRSLTQGREIARECGARALVELAEAEMRVLGARPVRGGINRLTPSEQRVAELARAGVPNREIARGLFVSVKTVEWHLSHVYRKLGVRSRHELPSVLPQETDAPAPASAHQRPPEPPHRQQDAERRDSGTRGQGAP from the coding sequence GTGCAAAGCGGCTGGTTCGGCCTTGCGGAGAGACAACGGGAAGGAGAACGGATACGGAGCGCCCTGGCAGACGTCGTGTCAGGGCGCGGACGGGTGCTGCTCGTCGAGGGAGAACCCGGATCCGGCCGGTCCGCCGTGCTCGGCGGCGTGGGCGAGAGCGCGCGGGACGCCGGACTGCGGGTCCTGACCGCCCGCGGAAGCACCGAGGAACGCGGTGTGCCGTACGGACTGTGCCTGCAGCTCTTCGAGGCGCTGCTCGACGAGACCGAGCAGCCGGGAACCGACGAGGCCCGGCCCCTGCTCGATCCGCTCAGGAAGCCGCCCACGCAGGCGGAGGGCCGGGCGATGGCCCGGATACTGCACCGGCTCGCGGTCCGGCTCGCCGCACGGGCCCCGCTGGCCCTGCTGGTCGACGACATGCAGTGGGCCGACGAGCCCTCGCTGCAGTTCCTGTCCCACCTCGCCAACCGCCTGGACGACCGGCCCGTGCTGCTCGCCGTCACCACGACCGCACCCGACCAGGACGGACCGGCCAGACGGACCGCCGACCTGCTGGCACGACTGGGCTCCACCGTCCCGCTGTGGCTGGCGCCGCTGACCGAGGCGGCGACCGGGGCCGTCGTGCGCAGCCACTGGGCCGGGGCGGCGGAGGACGGCTTCACGGCCGTCTGCCACGAACTGACCGGGGGCAATCCGTTCCTGCTCCACGCACTGTGCGCCGAAGCCGTCGACCAGGGGCTGCGGCCCAACGCGGCGCGCATCGGCGACCTCCGTACGACCCTGCCCCGCAGCGTCGTACGGCAGAGCCGGCTCAGACTGGCGAGCCTCACCCCGGAGGCGGCCCGCACGGTCGAGGCAGTGGCGGTCTTCGACGCGACCGGCGCCACCGTCGACGAGGCCGCCCAGGCCGCGGACCTCACGGCAGAAGCGGCACACGAAGCCGCCACGGAAGCCGTCGCCGCCGGCCTGCTGCGGGACGGGGAGCACCTGCGGCTCGCCCAGCCCCTGTTGCGCACCGCGGTGGCCGCCCTGACCTCGCCGGCCTCGCGGGAGCGCGCCCACCGGGCCGCCGCCGGGGCGCTCGCGGCCCGCAACGCCCCCGTCTCCGCGGTCGCCGAGCACCTCCTGCACACCCCGCCCGCGGCCGACGCGTGGGCCGAGTCGGTGCTGCGCGGCGCCGCGCGCCAGACCCTGGCGGACGGCCGCGCGGACAAGTCGGTCCAGCTGCTCAGGCGCGCTCTGCGCGAACAGGCCCCCACCACAAGGGAGTACGACCTGCTCACCGAACTCGGAGCCGCGGCACTGGCCGCCGAGAGCCCCGAGGCGCTCCCCCATCTGCGCCAGGCCATGGAGAAGGCGCCCACCGCCACGACACGGGTGGCCACGGGCCTGCACTATGCGCGAGCCCTGACCCGGGAGCACCGGCATCCGGCCGCGCTTGCCCTGCTCAGAGAGCTGTCGTGCTCGCTGCCCAGCGGCGAGGAGCGGCTGCGCACCCGGCTCGACGCCATCACGGCCCTGGTCTCGCTGGCCAGCGTGGGCACCCGTGCCGACGCCCGCGCCCTCGTCCACTCCCGGTACCCCGCGCGCACCGCCGGCGGACCGGAGGCGACGCTGCTGCGGGCCCTGCGCCTGGTGGTCGACCGGGACCACGGAGCCACCGCGAGCACCCTGGTCCGGCAGATCAACAGCATGCTGCGGATCACCGAGTTCGCGCCCGACGGGCTGACCGGACTCCCCGCCGTCCACCTCGTTGTCTGCGTCCTGGCGTGCACCGGCCGGCTCTCCGAGGCGCGCGGCCTGCTCCTGGACACCCTGCCCCACAGCACCGACACCCGCGCAGCGGAACACCAGTCGGACTCCGTGGGGCTGCAGGCCATGCTGGCGTACGGGCTGGGCGAACTGGACGACGCGGAGCGATACGCCCGTGCCGTGCTCGACTTACGGGCCGATGACCGGCCGCCCGGACTGGGGGTCCCGCTGGCCGCGTCCGTGCTGGGGCACGTCCTGCTGGAGCGGGGCGACCGGGAGGCGGCGGGGCGGGTGCTGCGGGACAGCGTGCCGTCGGGGAAGCCGCCCGAGCAGCTGCTCTTCGCCCCGCTGTGGGAGGCGCGGGCCCGGCTCTGTGCCGAACTGGGGCGGCTCGACGAGGCGCTGGACATCTGGCGGCACGCCCGCTGGCTGACGTCCGACGGGCGGCTGGGGCTGCGGGTGACCGGAGCGTGGCACCATGTCGCGCTGGCCCTGATCGTGGCGGGCCGCGAGGACGAGGCACGGGCCATGATCCGGCGGGAGACGGAGTCCGCGCAGGAACTCGGCGCGCCCGTGCCGTTGGCGCTGGTCCACCGGGTGGACGGCGCGCTCGGCGGCGGCAGTCACGGGCTGGAGGAACTGCAGCGAGCCGTGGCGCTGCTGTCGCCCTCCGAGCAGCCGCTCCAACTGGCGGCTGCCCTGGTGCAGTTGGGCTCGGTGCAGCGCCGCTCGCGTCAGCGTGCCGCGGCCCGGCGCTCCCTGACCCAGGGGCGGGAGATCGCCCGGGAGTGCGGTGCGCGGGCACTGGTGGAGCTGGCCGAGGCGGAGATGCGGGTGCTCGGGGCGCGGCCCGTGCGCGGCGGCATCAACCGGCTGACGCCCAGCGAGCAGCGGGTGGCGGAGCTGGCGCGGGCCGGGGTGCCCAACCGGGAGATCGCGCGCGGTCTGTTCGTGTCCGTCAAGACCGTGGAATGGCACCTCAGCCACGTGTACCGCAAGCTCGGTGTCCGGTCCCGGCACGAGCTGCCCTCGGTACTGCCCCAGGAGACCGATGCGCCGGCCCCCGCGTCAGCCCACCAACGGCCGCCGGAACCCCCGCACCGCCAGCAGGATGCCGAGCGCCGCGACTCCGGCACTCGCGGCCAGGGCGCCCCCTAG
- a CDS encoding ABC transporter permease: protein MKALVDSSSASASAPGRAHAAAGLRGCGERWRGSGPVTQVLVLTKRALWSQFADRRVLVIKLLQPLLLLVVLGQLFGSMVDPALLPSGVPYMEFLLPALLVTSGIGSAAASGAILSRDMENGVMARLRSLPIGLSSVLFARGFADLLRCCVQMVIMTVFAWALFGYSPPGGILGTAAAVALAGFVIWALTWVFLALSCWLRSLDAMQSIAGVATFPLMFGSSAFAPVDGMPFWLQVIARANPLSYAVDASRSLCLGTPDLGGLGGALAASAGVAALGILLAVRGFRRPLVG, encoded by the coding sequence ATGAAAGCCCTGGTCGACAGCTCGTCGGCGTCGGCGAGTGCCCCCGGCCGCGCCCACGCCGCGGCCGGGCTGCGCGGCTGCGGGGAGCGCTGGCGCGGCAGCGGTCCGGTCACGCAAGTCCTCGTCCTCACCAAGCGCGCGCTGTGGTCCCAGTTCGCCGACCGCCGGGTGCTGGTGATCAAACTCCTCCAGCCGCTGCTGCTGCTCGTGGTGCTCGGCCAGCTCTTCGGCAGCATGGTCGATCCCGCGCTGCTGCCGAGCGGGGTGCCGTACATGGAGTTTCTGCTGCCGGCGTTGCTGGTGACGAGCGGGATCGGTTCGGCGGCCGCCTCGGGTGCCATTCTCAGCCGGGACATGGAGAACGGCGTGATGGCGCGGCTGCGTTCGCTGCCCATCGGCCTGTCCTCGGTCCTGTTCGCCCGCGGCTTCGCCGATCTGCTGCGCTGCTGCGTCCAGATGGTGATCATGACGGTGTTCGCGTGGGCGCTGTTCGGCTACTCGCCGCCCGGCGGGATCCTCGGCACCGCGGCCGCCGTCGCCCTGGCCGGCTTTGTCATCTGGGCGCTGACCTGGGTCTTCCTGGCCCTGAGCTGTTGGCTGCGCAGCCTCGACGCCATGCAGAGCATCGCCGGGGTGGCCACGTTCCCGCTGATGTTCGGGTCGAGCGCGTTCGCCCCGGTGGACGGCATGCCGTTCTGGCTCCAGGTGATCGCCCGTGCCAACCCGCTCAGTTACGCCGTCGACGCCTCGCGAAGCCTCTGCCTGGGCACGCCCGACCTCGGCGGGCTAGGGGGCGCCCTGGCCGCGAGTGCCGGAGTCGCGGCGCTCGGCATCCTGCTGGCGGTGCGGGGGTTCCGGCGGCCGTTGGTGGGCTGA
- a CDS encoding ATP-binding cassette domain-containing protein, which yields MSATMIEARRVGRTFGEVRALHDVSLRVRAGSVLGLLGHNGAGKTTLINVLTTALPPTSGSAVVAGHDVVRQGRQVRRRIGLTGQFAAVDDRLTGHANLLLVARLLGASPRAARRRSEELLAAFGLEHAARRPARTYSGGMRRRLDLAIGLVGRPDVLFLDEPTTGLDPASRVQLWEIVEALAADGVAVLLTTQYLEEADRLADSIVVLDSGEVAATGTARELKARVGTLTVQLSFAGPGQRAAAEDALRRSGLRPAPGADGSAVGVPVESSAEVPAVVRALDTAGVALAGLELSSPTLDDVYLALTGSGHRSSEAAAQERP from the coding sequence ATGAGCGCCACCATGATCGAGGCCCGGCGGGTCGGGCGCACGTTCGGCGAGGTGCGCGCCCTGCACGATGTCAGCCTCCGGGTGCGCGCCGGGTCCGTGCTGGGGCTGCTGGGGCACAACGGTGCGGGCAAGACGACACTGATCAACGTCCTCACCACCGCGCTGCCGCCCACCTCGGGCTCGGCCGTGGTGGCGGGCCACGACGTGGTCCGCCAGGGGCGTCAGGTACGCCGCCGGATCGGTCTGACCGGGCAGTTCGCCGCCGTCGACGACCGGCTGACCGGCCACGCCAACCTGCTGCTCGTGGCACGGCTGCTGGGGGCGAGCCCCCGTGCGGCACGGCGGCGCAGCGAGGAACTCCTCGCCGCCTTCGGGCTCGAGCACGCGGCCCGGCGGCCGGCCCGCACCTACTCCGGCGGTATGCGCCGGCGCCTCGATCTGGCCATCGGGCTGGTGGGCCGGCCGGATGTGCTGTTCCTGGACGAGCCGACCACCGGCCTCGACCCGGCGAGCCGTGTCCAGTTGTGGGAGATCGTCGAGGCACTGGCCGCGGACGGTGTGGCCGTCCTGCTGACGACCCAGTATCTGGAGGAGGCCGACCGGCTCGCGGACAGCATCGTGGTGCTCGACTCCGGTGAGGTGGCCGCGACGGGCACGGCCCGCGAACTCAAGGCGCGCGTCGGCACGCTCACGGTGCAGCTGTCCTTCGCCGGGCCCGGACAGCGGGCGGCCGCCGAGGACGCGCTGCGCCGCTCGGGCCTGCGCCCGGCACCGGGCGCCGACGGGTCGGCCGTCGGCGTACCCGTGGAGTCGTCCGCCGAGGTGCCGGCCGTGGTCCGGGCACTGGACACGGCCGGTGTCGCCCTGGCCGGGCTGGAGTTGAGCTCTCCCACCCTCGACGACGTGTACCTGGCGCTCACCGGGAGCGGGCACCGCTCCTCGGAGGCGGCAGCGCAGGAGCGGCCATGA
- a CDS encoding phytanoyl-CoA dioxygenase family protein, protein MRITDEQVEKLHRDGYVLVDDFVSGADLEKAREATLRYFPDSAERLRTPERYATLKRSAGFPYEPPALNHLSLHPELISGVERVLGTRDVRLGDSIMQAKYGSRIAPAHTQQLHNEAWGRNTLVPPRGDGVYQRVLAIVYLSDVTEELGPTCVVPRKHTADVPLLSSGYSAYSRAEFPWLYELEEPVPARAGSVLLLTGTTVHRCSAVRDESGHRFALYLNFHAADSIWLDKQTWVGSPASADGPALCRFMAQASPRQRELLGFPAPGSPYWNRETVAGLAELYPGMDVTPYSRA, encoded by the coding sequence ATGCGTATCACTGACGAGCAGGTGGAAAAACTGCACCGCGACGGCTATGTCCTGGTGGACGACTTCGTTTCCGGGGCGGATCTGGAAAAGGCGCGGGAGGCAACGCTGCGTTATTTCCCGGACAGCGCCGAACGGCTGCGCACGCCCGAGCGGTACGCGACCCTGAAGAGGTCGGCCGGATTCCCGTACGAGCCGCCCGCGCTCAACCACCTGTCGCTCCACCCGGAGTTGATCTCGGGCGTGGAGCGCGTGCTCGGCACCCGGGACGTCCGGCTGGGTGACTCGATCATGCAGGCCAAGTACGGCAGCCGGATCGCGCCCGCCCACACCCAGCAGCTGCACAACGAGGCCTGGGGCCGCAACACGCTGGTCCCGCCCCGGGGGGACGGCGTGTACCAGCGCGTCCTCGCGATCGTCTACCTCTCCGACGTCACCGAGGAGCTCGGGCCCACCTGTGTGGTGCCCAGGAAGCACACCGCCGACGTGCCCCTGCTCTCCTCGGGATACTCCGCCTACAGCCGCGCCGAGTTCCCCTGGCTGTACGAGCTGGAGGAGCCGGTCCCCGCCCGTGCCGGCTCGGTGCTGCTGCTCACGGGGACCACCGTGCACCGGTGCTCCGCGGTGCGCGACGAGAGCGGCCACCGCTTCGCCCTGTACCTCAACTTCCATGCCGCGGACTCGATCTGGCTGGACAAGCAGACCTGGGTGGGCTCCCCCGCCTCGGCCGACGGTCCCGCCCTGTGCCGGTTCATGGCGCAGGCCTCCCCACGCCAGCGTGAGCTGCTGGGCTTCCCCGCGCCCGGCTCGCCGTACTGGAACCGGGAGACCGTGGCCGGGCTGGCGGAGCTGTACCCGGGCATGGACGTCACGCCGTACTCCCGCGCATGA
- a CDS encoding lasso peptide biosynthesis protein: MPAEIPVRGRELPRAVADYLRIGRAFRGGGLAAALPLLPEADPRRPWRGGRDEATAFCARAAAWQIQGLARTVAGAHLCLHESLGVCAALRGLGFDAEVVIGYPVIEHSDGSEELHAWPALGDLPLVGRGGERPLGYVELLRYPQEG; this comes from the coding sequence GTGCCCGCGGAGATTCCGGTGCGCGGCCGTGAGCTGCCCCGGGCGGTCGCGGACTACCTGCGGATCGGCCGTGCCTTCCGCGGCGGTGGCCTGGCGGCCGCCCTGCCGCTGCTGCCCGAGGCCGACCCGCGCCGGCCGTGGCGAGGCGGCCGGGACGAGGCGACCGCCTTCTGCGCCCGCGCGGCCGCCTGGCAGATCCAGGGCCTCGCCCGCACCGTCGCGGGAGCCCATCTGTGCCTGCACGAATCGCTCGGTGTCTGCGCGGCGCTGCGCGGGCTCGGGTTCGACGCGGAGGTCGTCATCGGCTACCCGGTCATCGAGCACTCCGACGGCAGCGAGGAACTGCACGCCTGGCCGGCCCTGGGCGACCTGCCGCTCGTCGGCCGCGGCGGGGAGCGGCCCCTCGGCTACGTCGAACTGCTCCGCTACCCGCAGGAGGGCTGA